In Solidesulfovibrio carbinoliphilus subsp. oakridgensis, the sequence GAACCTCTCCTCCTCCACGCCCACGGTCATTTTTGGCGACAACCACACCATCAGCCACATCACCAGCGGACCCGTGGTGGCCATCCCCTTTTCCACGGAATTCGGGGACTTCACCCTGGAGTTCTGCTTCGAGTGACCGCCCGCACCGCCCGGCGTCCGGGCCGGGCCCCCGGCCGGCCGGCCAGGCGGCCAAGGACCGTTGCCATGGCCACTGTCCCCTCCACCCTGTCCCTCCTCCGGCACACGTCGCATGCGTTTTCCTGACGTTTTTTCCCTCGGCCCGATGCGTTCCCTGACGCTTGCCGCCGCGCTTCTGGCCTGTCTGCTCGGCGCCTGGACCCCGGCCCGGGCCACGCCCGCCGCGTCGGCCGGGCCCCAGGCCGTGGCCGCAAGCGCCGGCGAGGAGCAGCTGCCGGCCAGCCTGGAAACCGCCCTCTACCGGCTGCCCAAGGGCGACCCCTCGGGCCAGGTCCTGGCCGTCCTGACCCTGGCCTCGGCCCCGGGCTGGCACGCCTACGCCGTGGGCCCGGCCGAGTCCGGCCAGTCGGCCCAGGCCACGCTCCATGCCGGCGCCGTCGCTGCCCTGGCCCTCTTTCCGCCGGGCACGCCCCAGCCGGACGCCTTTGAGCCGGAAAAGACCGTGCTCGTCTACCAGGGCCTGACCCCGATCTTCGTGCCGGTCACCGAGGCCATGCGCCAGGAGCCGGCCCTGGCCGGACAGGTCAAGGTCTTTTCCTGCTCGGACACCAGCTGCTGGCCCTCCACCCTGCCGGTCTCCATCCCCCTGGCCGGCCGCGATCCGGCCGAACTGCCCCCGGCCGAGGCCGCCTCGTGGTGGCCGCTTTTCTCGGCCCTTCGAAACGCCGCCCTGGCCATGCCCCAGGCCACCTGCCCGGAACCGGCCCTGCCGTCCCTGGCCCGGCCCCAGGCCGCGCCGCCCCCGGCAGCCGAGCCGGCCGAGGCCGCCCCGCCGCCGCAACTGACGCCCCGGTCGTTCACCCCGGCCCTGGAGGTTTCGGGACTCTTCAAGGCGGCGCTCCTCGCCTTTGTGGCCGGCCTGATCCTCAACTTCATGCCCTGCGTCCTGCCCGTGGTCAGCTTGAAGCTCTCGAGCCTGCTGGCCATCAGCGGCGAGGAGGGCCGGCAGGAGCGGCGGCGCATCCTGCGCGAGCACAATTTCTTTTTCGCCCTGGGGATTGTGGTCTATTTCCTGTTTCTGAGCTTTCTGCTCGGCGCCTTTGGCCTGGCCTGGGGCGAGATGTTCCAGTCGGCCGCCCTGGCCATCGTGGTGACGGTGATCCTTTTCGCCCTGTCGCTGAGCCTTTTCGGTGTCTTCCACCTGCCGGTGGTGGATCTCAAGATCTCTTCCGGCGGCCGGGGGCACACCCGGCGCGGCGCTTTTTTGACAGGCGTCCTGACCACGCTGCTGGCCACGCCCTGCAGCGGCCCGTTTCTGGGCGGCGTCCTGGCCTGGACCCTGCTCCAGCCCCTGCCGGTCGTCATGACGGTCTTCGCCGCCATCGGCTGCGGCATGGCCTCGCCCTACGCCGTGCTGGCCATCTGGCCGCGTCTGGTCCGGTTCCTGCCCCGGCCCGGGGCCTGGATGCAGGGGCTCGAGAAGGGCATGGCCTTTCTCCTGGCCGCCACCTGCCTCTATTTCCTGGCGCTCCTGCCGCCCGGCCGCCTGCTGCCGGCCCTGGCCGCCCTGTGGGCCACGGCCCTCGGGGCCTTTCTCCTCGGCCGGGGGGCCCATCTGTCGAGCAGCCCCCTGCGCCGCATGGTCATGACGCTCCTGGCCCTGGCGGTCACCGCCGCGGGCCTGGCCTTTGCCCTGACCTTCACGCCGCCGGCCGAGGCCGAGTGGGTGGCCTACACCCCCAAGGCCTTTGAGGAGCGGCTGGGCCGCGACAACCTGGTCCTCGACTTCACGGCCGACTGGTGCCCGACCTGCAAGCTCCTGGAGCGCACGGTCCTGACCTCGGCCCGGGTGGCCCAGTGGGCGTCCAGGCGCAAGGCCGTGTTCATGAAGGTGGACCTGACGCGCCAGACGCCCGAAGCCATGGCCCTCCTGCGGGCCCTCGGCAGCCAGTCCATCCCGGTGGCCGCCTTTTTCCCGGCCGGCAGGGACGCCACCTCCCCGGTGGTCCTTCGCGACCTCTACACGGCCGGCCAGTTCGAAGAGGCCCTGGACGAGGCCTTCGGCGGCCCGGCCACGCCCCCAAGCCCGGCCGCGCCGTAGCGTTCCCTCCGCCTTTTTTGCGCATTCCCGGCCCTCTGCGGGCTCACGCCTCTTCCCACCCTGCGAACCCGCGAGGTCGGCCCGCCCTTGGCGACGCCCCCCGGCTGCTCCACGGGCCGGCGGCGGCACTGCCTCTCGCCTCCGGCCCCGTCTTCCGATCCGCAAAAAAAAGGAGCGCCCAGCGGACGCTCCCGTAAAATCCGTTGTCCCGCCGGCGCTACTGGGCGGCGGTCGCCTCCGGCTGCGGGACCGGACGGGCCGCGACCACGGCCGGTGTGGTCGCCTTCCTGATCGCCGCCAGCTTGAACCCCTTGTCCAGGAGCTTGGCCGTCTCGCGCTGGCGCACCCGGGGACTGCGCGAACCGAGGACCACGGCGATGAGCCTGGTATCGCCGCGTTTGGCCGTGGCCACGATGTTGTAGCCCGAGGCGCACACGAAGCCGGTCTTCAGCCCGTCGCAGCCCTCGTAACTGGCAAGGAGCGAGTTGGCGTTGTGACGCTGGCGGTTGTTGTGGGAGAAAAACTGCAGGGAGTGGATGGAGAGCGCCTTGGGGAACTGCTCCAGGTAGGCGCTGGCCAGGCGCAGCATGTCCCGGGCCGTGGTCAGCTGGCCCTCGGCCGGCAGGCCGTTGGGGTTCATGAACACGGAGTTGCTCATGCCGAGCCGCTTGGCCGTGTCGTTCATGAGGGCCACGAAGGCGTCCACGTTGCCGCCTTCCAGGTAATCGGCCATGGCCATGCAGGCGTCGTTGGCCGAAGCCACGGCAATGCCCTTGATCATGTCCGTGACCTTGACCGATTCGCCGTTTCGCAGGCGCATGGTGGAGCCGCCCTGGGTGGCCGCCCGCTCGGACACGTCCACCACGTCCCAGGGGCGCAGCTTGCCCTGGCGGATGGCGTCGAAGATGATGTAGAGGGTCAGGATCTTGGTCAGGGAGGCCGGCGGGATCTGGAAATCGGGATTCTGCTCGTAGAGGAGTTCGCCCGTGCTGGCGTTCCAGAGCATGGCCGACTTGACGGTCAGGGCCGGCACTTCGCAGGAGCCGATGTCGCCTTCCTCGTTCTCGACATCGGCCGGGACCGGGACCACGGCCTTGCGGCCATGGCGGGCCTTTTTCGCCGGCTTCCCCTCGTGGCGGGCGACCTTGCGGACCGGGGCGGCCTTGCGGCTTTTGGCCTTGGGCCGGTCCTTCTCGGCCTGGGGGGCTTTCTTG encodes:
- a CDS encoding protein-disulfide reductase DsbD family protein, which gives rise to MRFPDVFSLGPMRSLTLAAALLACLLGAWTPARATPAASAGPQAVAASAGEEQLPASLETALYRLPKGDPSGQVLAVLTLASAPGWHAYAVGPAESGQSAQATLHAGAVAALALFPPGTPQPDAFEPEKTVLVYQGLTPIFVPVTEAMRQEPALAGQVKVFSCSDTSCWPSTLPVSIPLAGRDPAELPPAEAASWWPLFSALRNAALAMPQATCPEPALPSLARPQAAPPPAAEPAEAAPPPQLTPRSFTPALEVSGLFKAALLAFVAGLILNFMPCVLPVVSLKLSSLLAISGEEGRQERRRILREHNFFFALGIVVYFLFLSFLLGAFGLAWGEMFQSAALAIVVTVILFALSLSLFGVFHLPVVDLKISSGGRGHTRRGAFLTGVLTTLLATPCSGPFLGGVLAWTLLQPLPVVMTVFAAIGCGMASPYAVLAIWPRLVRFLPRPGAWMQGLEKGMAFLLAATCLYFLALLPPGRLLPALAALWATALGAFLLGRGAHLSSSPLRRMVMTLLALAVTAAGLAFALTFTPPAEAEWVAYTPKAFEERLGRDNLVLDFTADWCPTCKLLERTVLTSARVAQWASRRKAVFMKVDLTRQTPEAMALLRALGSQSIPVAAFFPAGRDATSPVVLRDLYTAGQFEEALDEAFGGPATPPSPAAP
- a CDS encoding D-alanyl-D-alanine carboxypeptidase family protein, coding for MQQSYRAALVALLAVFVLLAAPMADYGQALAKKAPQAEKDRPKAKSRKAAPVRKVARHEGKPAKKARHGRKAVVPVPADVENEEGDIGSCEVPALTVKSAMLWNASTGELLYEQNPDFQIPPASLTKILTLYIIFDAIRQGKLRPWDVVDVSERAATQGGSTMRLRNGESVKVTDMIKGIAVASANDACMAMADYLEGGNVDAFVALMNDTAKRLGMSNSVFMNPNGLPAEGQLTTARDMLRLASAYLEQFPKALSIHSLQFFSHNNRQRHNANSLLASYEGCDGLKTGFVCASGYNIVATAKRGDTRLIAVVLGSRSPRVRQRETAKLLDKGFKLAAIRKATTPAVVAARPVPQPEATAAQ